A genomic window from Daphnia carinata strain CSIRO-1 chromosome 9, CSIRO_AGI_Dcar_HiC_V3, whole genome shotgun sequence includes:
- the LOC130700880 gene encoding PAX-interacting protein 1-like isoform X1 has product MELSNVNPKLLEEVKYLSTGNLSETVQLLLNNGGSKSFKYASDMMTHCIVGENADTSVIEEVRDIFEKPVVLSNWVPLSIHASKLLPVLSFDPKIPAIFKGVIASVSQVSAVDVKKLWVLLEIHGGKLKPTLDSTCTHLVSTKAFGTKFTEAIKHESITVVTPDWIIQCILEKSLVGTEGYHPSLLVDSKEKSPLRPPVETMRLAKLSLEKKEEVKPRIEEAKPIEVKTVEPKSLSDTPTLAQQLIQPEVINHTTTTMTAPPSTKNMRVASNLPPHLEQQLQQHSMMRNTAPRQQQQGMGAHSGVRMVRSGSGTTWRGASQQQQAVLQRSASNPTSGGDPRSQPQTIQGVRMGSAVHQIRGQANQVTQPGVGSHSQPGHHQTAQQQLPGMVRQVRLVNPNAQPLQQPMQSLNSEQVRPAEHSSQQRGQATNPSSYQQPHQRLSIPQSPQLVKMVIAQPQADGKLPNHPQQSPVASPLINQQQPQFSNIYSQNGQQAQQTGQQPVTDQVIPQQHNFQQVTEDNSNIVTNNANAHLRQQQQTDNSFSPNQVHNNNFAQQHQRGNPRMPVAVNIQGVQVSQQQQTVVRAQGIQRQQLAAPQQPDYSTQMIATGVGTITAGGGSQTQGMVSNQQMGVIPGNQQQQHLVHNTGVRPNVRPTLAGQAVVAGRPPLNTAASPIVQQQQQPHPQQVRQLTPYQQQLLQMHIQSKKKLINMYIYSLVSSIIYLLILDMNPQARQQLQQLSPQVRNVVFQRILQQQEQQQNMNHSQAQLPNPISHMQGQQPNQAPQLQGQQPNQTIQMQVQPAGQRIMLPQQQQGNWQTEQQQNQLVSPQQNVRPYGPIQGLVNQSNQGQGGKPTQVIGVNQQPVDQQSVSPQIHQLQPPVNQVQQQSPLSSVPIQQPNAIQLNQLQQQQLQQQQQQQQLQQPLQQQLQQPLQQQQQLQQPLQQQQNQPQQNQQQQNQQQLQQQLQQQNQEQPSNSVNPKTKTALANLLSTRLQTAPGTPQQPGTPQLSVNPQQVPHQAIAAQQPMILQQAVASQQNPALSQVVMNQQQQQHLLQQRRSLQNITNGVNGTTNPQLAAGAPMVQATNQPQQQLQPKSSMGAVPFTGVRMPGPGTAAVIPGQPVIRREFPVQQQQQQLHSHEPGVKLPEHLCLLGCIVLIVDYQRSVPSAELLQWTKLMSSKGAEIETMYSPRITHLLCETSRSAVAQQALRDGKRLVTAFWLNDVVMKQHMFPPNQVLHFPTPYGEAERPCRNMLVSLSGFEGDDRQRVRFMCEALGLKYTGHFCSQHDVLICRKAEGPKFQKAREWRKPVVTTTWIAQVYFGFLNAIHQIHHPKYQQFNLPAYQQDPLKFELHMAGNFLAAWRIPVKITPESLDKFNKLPAQLRLKRHSTTHSVASNDGDSPSRKKLKIEEEDKEKHERSSSNVDAILEDVIKGGFEEKGKNRVVIRFSGFDSSEVSKAALKLGAGVAHNNREATHLVMPTFMRTPKLLCCLPTVKFILSPRWIHESAQQGKLLDEQPYLLKDTDLERKMDIDLLKLLSLPQRDQLFKGKIFYITPSVVPSRSVLRDIIENSGGQVVAQPKSMKMISELMNKDENSYIVISCATDFHLLNDVMKSKIGIYSSEFVLSAVLKQAIIGAPYRIEP; this is encoded by the exons atggagtTATCTAACGTTAACCCAAAACTTCTGGAAGAAGTAAAGTATTTGTCAACGGGCAACCTTAGCGAAACG GTTCAATTGTTGTTAAACAATGGAGGTTCAAAGTCATTTAAGTATGCAAGTGATATGATGACCCATTGTATAGTTGGAGAAAATGCTGACACCAGTGTTATTGAAGAAGTTAGAGACATTTTTGAGAAACCAGTTGTTCTATCTAATTGGGTTCCATTATCAATCCatgcatcaaaacttttacc GGTTCTCTCTTTTGATCCAAAAATCCCTGCCATTTTCAAAGGAGTGATTGCCTCAGTGTCACAAGTATCAGCCGTTGATGTAAAAAAGCTATGGGTCTTATTAGAAATTCATGGTGGGAAATTAAAACCTACATTGGATTCAACTTGTACACATCTAGTTTCTACTAAAGCATTTGGT ACAAAGTTCACTGAAGCCATAAAACATGAATCGATAACAGTTGTTACACCTGACTGGATCATACAATGCATCTTGGAGAAGTCCTTAGTTGGTACAGAAGGCTACCATCCATCCCTATTAGTAGATTCAAAAGAGAAATCTCCACTCCGCCCACCAGTTGAAACTATGAGACTCGCAAAATTGTccttggaaaagaaagaagaagtgaAGCCCCGTATAGAAGAAGCGAAACCAATTGAAGTAAAAACCGTAGAGCCAAAGAGTCTCTCTGACACACCAACATTAGCGCAGCAATTGATACAACCCGAAGTTATTAACCATACTACAACGACTATGACTGCACCCCCGTCAACAAAGAACATGCGAGTTGCATCCAATCTTCCACCCCATTTAGAGCAGCAACTTCAGCAACATTCAATGATGAGGAACACGGCCCCGAGACAGCAACAGCAAGGTATGGGTGCCCATTCAGGCGTCCGGATGGTGCGTTCGGGAAGTGGAACGACGTGGAGAGGAGCTAGCCAGCAACAGCAAGCAGTCCTCCAGCGATCTGCTTCAAATCCTACATCAGGGGGAGATCCAAGGTCTCAGCCGCAGACAATCCAAGGAGTACGAATGGGATCTGCTGTGCATCAAATACGTGGACAAGCAAACCAAGTGACTCAACCTGGCGTAGGTAGCCATTCACAACCTGGACATCATCAAACTGCACAGCAACAATTACCTGGTATGGTAAGGCAAGTTAGGCTCGTCAACCCGAATGCTCAACCACTACAGCAGCCTATGCAGTCACTTAACTCGGAGCAGGTTCGGCCAGCAGAACATTCGTCACAACAGCGGGGCCAAGCGACAAATCCAAGCTCTTATCAGCAACCGCATCAACGTCTTTCCATACCTCAGTCACCACAATTGGTCAAAATGGTAATCGCTCAGCCCCAAGCTGATGGAAAACTTCCAAATCATCCCCAGCAATCACCTGTAGCATCACCTCTGATCAATCAACAACAGCCGCAATTTTCGAATATTTATTCTCAAAATGGACAACAGGCACAACAAACGGGCCAACAGCCTGTCACTGATCAGGTGATTCCCCAACAGCATAATTTCCAGCAGGTCACGGAAGATAACTCAAACATTGTCACAAATAACGCCAATGCTCACTTGAGACAGCAACAACAGACCGATAACTCTTTTTCTCCGAATCAAGTCCACAATAATAACTTCGCTCAGCAGCATCAGAGAGGGAATCCGCGAATGCCAGTTGCTGTCAATATTCAAGGAGTTCAAGTGTCGCAGCAACAACAG ACCGTTGTCCGAGCGCAAGGAATCCAACGGCAGCAACTAGCCGCTCCTCAGCAACCGGACTATAGCACACAGATGATAGCTACAGGTGTAGGAACAATAACTGCTGGAGGTGGGAGCCAAACGCAAGGAATGGTTAGCAACCAGCAAATGGGAGTTATACCCGGCaatcagcagcaacaacatctAGTTCACAACACGGGCGTGAGACCAAATGTGAGGCCTACCCTAGCTGGCCAGGCCGTAGTTGCAGGCCGCCCGCCACTGAATACAGCTGCTTCCCCTATAgtccagcagcaacaacagcctcACCCTCAGCAAGTTCGGCAATTGACGCCCTATCAGCAGCAATTGCTTCAAATGCAcattcaaagtaaaaaaaaattaataaatatgtatatatattctTTAGTTTCTAgcattatttatttgttgatATTAGATATGAATCCCCAAGCTCGGCAGCAGTTGCAACAGTTGAGTCCACAGGTTAGGAACGTAGTTTTCCAAAGAATTTTGCAGCAGCAAGAGCAGCAGCAAAATATGAATCATTCGCAAGCACAGCTGCCCAATCCGATTTCGCATATGCAAGGTCAACAGCCAAATCAAGCTCCGCAATTACAAGGTCAACAACCAAATCAAACGATACAAATGCAAGTCCAACCAGCCGGACAGCGAATAATGTTACCCCAACAGCAGCAAGGCAATTGGCAAAcggaacaacagcaaaaccAACTTGTGTCTCCACAGCAAAACGTCCGGCCTTATGGTCCGATTCAGGGCCTAGTTAATCAATCAAATCAGGGTCAAG GAGGTAAACCGACACAGGTTATTGGTGTGAATCAACAGCCAGTTGATCAACAGTCAGTATCTCCTCAGATACATCAGTTGCAGCCACCTGTGAATCAAGTTCAACAACAGAGTCCTTTAAGCTCTGTTCCTATTCAACAGCCAAATGCAATACAACTTAACCAATTGCAGCAGCAAcaattgcaacaacaacagcaacagcaacagcttCAACAACCGCTTCAACAACAGCTTCAACAACCgcttcaacaacagcaacagcttcaacaaccacttcagcaacaacaaaatcaacCTCAGcaaaatcaacaacagcaaaatcaacaacagcttcaacaacagcttcaacaacaaaaccaAGAGCAACCAAGCAATTCCGTTAATCCAAAGACTAAAACAGCCTTAGCTAACCTTCTTAGCACCAGGCTTCAAACAGCACCAGGAACACCTCAGCAACCCGGAACACCTCAACTTTCTGTAAATCCACAGCAGGTTCCACATCAAGCAATTGCTGCACAACAGCCCATGATATTACAGCAAGCTGTAGCATCCCAGCAAAATCCCGCGCTTTCTCAGGTGGTTATGaaccaacagcaacagcagcatctTTTACAACAGCGAAGAAGCCTTCAAAATATTACCAATGGCGTTAATGGAACTACGAATCCCCAATTGGCTGCTGGTGCTCCTATGGTTCAAGCAACTAATCAGCCACAACAACAGCTACAGCCCAAGTCCAGCATGGGAG CTGTCCCATTTACGGGTGTTCGAATGCCTGGACCGGGAACAGCTGCTGTGATACCTGGACAACCAGTTATTCGCCGAGAATTTCCtgttcagcaacaacaacagcaacttCACAGTCACGAGCCCGGCGTCAAATTGCCCGAACACCTCTGTTTACTTGGATGCATTGTTCTGATTGTCGATTACCAGCGAAGTGTCCCATCTGCTGAACTGTTACAATGGACGAAGCTGATGTCATCTAAAGGGGCCGAAATCGAGACCATGTATAGCCCTCGAATCACCCATTTACTTTGTGAGACAAGCCGTTCCGCCGTGGCCCAACAAGCTCTTCGAGACGGCAAGCGATTGGTGACGGCTTTTTGGCTGAATGATGTGGTTATGAAGCAGCATATGTTTCCACCTAATCAAGTGTTGCACTTCCCGACACCTTACGGCGAAGCCGAACGTCCCTGTCGCAACATGCTCGTTAGCTTGTCAGGATTCGAAGGTGACGATCGCCAGCGTGTTCGATTCATGTGCGAAGCACTGGGTCTGAAGTATACTGGCCATTTCTGCAGCCAACACGACGTCCTGATTTGCCGTAAAGCCGAAGGGCCCAAATTTCAAAAGGCGCGTGAATGGCGTAAGCCAGTGGTAACAACAACTTGGATAGCTCAAGTCTATTTTGGATTCCTCAATGCCATCCACCAAATTCATCATCCAAAATACCAGCAGTTCAATTTACCTGCTTACCAACAGGATCCCTTGAAGTTTGAATTACATATGGCAGGAAATTTTCTAGCAGCTTGGCGTATTCCTGTGAAAATCACTCCAGAGTCGCTTGACAAGTTTAACAAGTTGCCAGCGCAGCTCCGTCTCAAACGACATTCCACCACGCATTCGGTTGCGAGCAATGACG GTGATAGCCCATCGAGAAAGAAGCTAaagattgaagaagaagataaggaaaaacatGAAAGAAGTAGCAGTAATGTTGATGCTATTTTGGAAGATGTCATAAAAGGGGGTTTTGAAGagaaag GAAAAAATAGAGTTGTAATAAGATTCTCTGGATTTGACTCGTCAGAAGTATCAAAAGCAGCCTTGAAACTTGGAGCTGGTGTAGCCCATAATAACCGAGAAGCAACCCATTTAGTGATGCCAACTTTCATGCGAACTCCTAAGCTATTATGCTGCCTTCCAACAGTTAAATTTATATTGTCTCCACGTTGGATTCACGAGAGTGCCCAGCAAGGTAAGCTGTTGGATGAACAGCCGTACTTGCTCAAAGATACAGACCTGGAACGCAAAATGGACATTGATCTACTAAAGTTACTCTCGCTACCTCAGCGAGATCAGCTCTTCAAaggcaaaattttttacaTTACACCTAGCGTTGTGCCAAGTCGTTCGGTTTTACGCGACATCATTGAAAACAGTGGCGGTCAAGTGGTAGCCCAGCCCAAGtccatgaaaatgatttcagAGCTCATGAATAAGGATGAAAATTCATACATCGTCATTTCGTGTGCAACCGACTTTCATCTTCTGAATGATGTCATGAAGAGCAAAATTG GAATCTATAGCAGTGAATTTGTCCTAAGCGCGGTACTTAAACAGGCAATAATTGGTGCACCGTATCGAATTGAACCTTAA
- the LOC130700880 gene encoding PAX-interacting protein 1-like isoform X2 has protein sequence MELSNVNPKLLEEVKYLSTGNLSETVQLLLNNGGSKSFKYASDMMTHCIVGENADTSVIEEVRDIFEKPVVLSNWVPLSIHASKLLPVLSFDPKIPAIFKGVIASVSQVSAVDVKKLWVLLEIHGGKLKPTLDSTCTHLVSTKAFGTKFTEAIKHESITVVTPDWIIQCILEKSLVGTEGYHPSLLVDSKEKSPLRPPVETMRLAKLSLEKKEEVKPRIEEAKPIEVKTVEPKSLSDTPTLAQQLIQPEVINHTTTTMTAPPSTKNMRVASNLPPHLEQQLQQHSMMRNTAPRQQQQGMGAHSGVRMVRSGSGTTWRGASQQQQAVLQRSASNPTSGGDPRSQPQTIQGVRMGSAVHQIRGQANQVTQPGVGSHSQPGHHQTAQQQLPGMVRQVRLVNPNAQPLQQPMQSLNSEQVRPAEHSSQQRGQATNPSSYQQPHQRLSIPQSPQLVKMVIAQPQADGKLPNHPQQSPVASPLINQQQPQFSNIYSQNGQQAQQTGQQPVTDQVIPQQHNFQQVTEDNSNIVTNNANAHLRQQQQTDNSFSPNQVHNNNFAQQHQRGNPRMPVAVNIQGVQVSQQQQTVVRAQGIQRQQLAAPQQPDYSTQMIATGVGTITAGGGSQTQGMVSNQQMGVIPGNQQQQHLVHNTGVRPNVRPTLAGQAVVAGRPPLNTAASPIVQQQQQPHPQQVRQLTPYQQQLLQMHIQNMNPQARQQLQQLSPQVRNVVFQRILQQQEQQQNMNHSQAQLPNPISHMQGQQPNQAPQLQGQQPNQTIQMQVQPAGQRIMLPQQQQGNWQTEQQQNQLVSPQQNVRPYGPIQGLVNQSNQGQGGKPTQVIGVNQQPVDQQSVSPQIHQLQPPVNQVQQQSPLSSVPIQQPNAIQLNQLQQQQLQQQQQQQQLQQPLQQQLQQPLQQQQQLQQPLQQQQNQPQQNQQQQNQQQLQQQLQQQNQEQPSNSVNPKTKTALANLLSTRLQTAPGTPQQPGTPQLSVNPQQVPHQAIAAQQPMILQQAVASQQNPALSQVVMNQQQQQHLLQQRRSLQNITNGVNGTTNPQLAAGAPMVQATNQPQQQLQPKSSMGAVPFTGVRMPGPGTAAVIPGQPVIRREFPVQQQQQQLHSHEPGVKLPEHLCLLGCIVLIVDYQRSVPSAELLQWTKLMSSKGAEIETMYSPRITHLLCETSRSAVAQQALRDGKRLVTAFWLNDVVMKQHMFPPNQVLHFPTPYGEAERPCRNMLVSLSGFEGDDRQRVRFMCEALGLKYTGHFCSQHDVLICRKAEGPKFQKAREWRKPVVTTTWIAQVYFGFLNAIHQIHHPKYQQFNLPAYQQDPLKFELHMAGNFLAAWRIPVKITPESLDKFNKLPAQLRLKRHSTTHSVASNDGDSPSRKKLKIEEEDKEKHERSSSNVDAILEDVIKGGFEEKGKNRVVIRFSGFDSSEVSKAALKLGAGVAHNNREATHLVMPTFMRTPKLLCCLPTVKFILSPRWIHESAQQGKLLDEQPYLLKDTDLERKMDIDLLKLLSLPQRDQLFKGKIFYITPSVVPSRSVLRDIIENSGGQVVAQPKSMKMISELMNKDENSYIVISCATDFHLLNDVMKSKIGIYSSEFVLSAVLKQAIIGAPYRIEP, from the exons atggagtTATCTAACGTTAACCCAAAACTTCTGGAAGAAGTAAAGTATTTGTCAACGGGCAACCTTAGCGAAACG GTTCAATTGTTGTTAAACAATGGAGGTTCAAAGTCATTTAAGTATGCAAGTGATATGATGACCCATTGTATAGTTGGAGAAAATGCTGACACCAGTGTTATTGAAGAAGTTAGAGACATTTTTGAGAAACCAGTTGTTCTATCTAATTGGGTTCCATTATCAATCCatgcatcaaaacttttacc GGTTCTCTCTTTTGATCCAAAAATCCCTGCCATTTTCAAAGGAGTGATTGCCTCAGTGTCACAAGTATCAGCCGTTGATGTAAAAAAGCTATGGGTCTTATTAGAAATTCATGGTGGGAAATTAAAACCTACATTGGATTCAACTTGTACACATCTAGTTTCTACTAAAGCATTTGGT ACAAAGTTCACTGAAGCCATAAAACATGAATCGATAACAGTTGTTACACCTGACTGGATCATACAATGCATCTTGGAGAAGTCCTTAGTTGGTACAGAAGGCTACCATCCATCCCTATTAGTAGATTCAAAAGAGAAATCTCCACTCCGCCCACCAGTTGAAACTATGAGACTCGCAAAATTGTccttggaaaagaaagaagaagtgaAGCCCCGTATAGAAGAAGCGAAACCAATTGAAGTAAAAACCGTAGAGCCAAAGAGTCTCTCTGACACACCAACATTAGCGCAGCAATTGATACAACCCGAAGTTATTAACCATACTACAACGACTATGACTGCACCCCCGTCAACAAAGAACATGCGAGTTGCATCCAATCTTCCACCCCATTTAGAGCAGCAACTTCAGCAACATTCAATGATGAGGAACACGGCCCCGAGACAGCAACAGCAAGGTATGGGTGCCCATTCAGGCGTCCGGATGGTGCGTTCGGGAAGTGGAACGACGTGGAGAGGAGCTAGCCAGCAACAGCAAGCAGTCCTCCAGCGATCTGCTTCAAATCCTACATCAGGGGGAGATCCAAGGTCTCAGCCGCAGACAATCCAAGGAGTACGAATGGGATCTGCTGTGCATCAAATACGTGGACAAGCAAACCAAGTGACTCAACCTGGCGTAGGTAGCCATTCACAACCTGGACATCATCAAACTGCACAGCAACAATTACCTGGTATGGTAAGGCAAGTTAGGCTCGTCAACCCGAATGCTCAACCACTACAGCAGCCTATGCAGTCACTTAACTCGGAGCAGGTTCGGCCAGCAGAACATTCGTCACAACAGCGGGGCCAAGCGACAAATCCAAGCTCTTATCAGCAACCGCATCAACGTCTTTCCATACCTCAGTCACCACAATTGGTCAAAATGGTAATCGCTCAGCCCCAAGCTGATGGAAAACTTCCAAATCATCCCCAGCAATCACCTGTAGCATCACCTCTGATCAATCAACAACAGCCGCAATTTTCGAATATTTATTCTCAAAATGGACAACAGGCACAACAAACGGGCCAACAGCCTGTCACTGATCAGGTGATTCCCCAACAGCATAATTTCCAGCAGGTCACGGAAGATAACTCAAACATTGTCACAAATAACGCCAATGCTCACTTGAGACAGCAACAACAGACCGATAACTCTTTTTCTCCGAATCAAGTCCACAATAATAACTTCGCTCAGCAGCATCAGAGAGGGAATCCGCGAATGCCAGTTGCTGTCAATATTCAAGGAGTTCAAGTGTCGCAGCAACAACAG ACCGTTGTCCGAGCGCAAGGAATCCAACGGCAGCAACTAGCCGCTCCTCAGCAACCGGACTATAGCACACAGATGATAGCTACAGGTGTAGGAACAATAACTGCTGGAGGTGGGAGCCAAACGCAAGGAATGGTTAGCAACCAGCAAATGGGAGTTATACCCGGCaatcagcagcaacaacatctAGTTCACAACACGGGCGTGAGACCAAATGTGAGGCCTACCCTAGCTGGCCAGGCCGTAGTTGCAGGCCGCCCGCCACTGAATACAGCTGCTTCCCCTATAgtccagcagcaacaacagcctcACCCTCAGCAAGTTCGGCAATTGACGCCCTATCAGCAGCAATTGCTTCAAATGCAcattcaaa ATATGAATCCCCAAGCTCGGCAGCAGTTGCAACAGTTGAGTCCACAGGTTAGGAACGTAGTTTTCCAAAGAATTTTGCAGCAGCAAGAGCAGCAGCAAAATATGAATCATTCGCAAGCACAGCTGCCCAATCCGATTTCGCATATGCAAGGTCAACAGCCAAATCAAGCTCCGCAATTACAAGGTCAACAACCAAATCAAACGATACAAATGCAAGTCCAACCAGCCGGACAGCGAATAATGTTACCCCAACAGCAGCAAGGCAATTGGCAAAcggaacaacagcaaaaccAACTTGTGTCTCCACAGCAAAACGTCCGGCCTTATGGTCCGATTCAGGGCCTAGTTAATCAATCAAATCAGGGTCAAG GAGGTAAACCGACACAGGTTATTGGTGTGAATCAACAGCCAGTTGATCAACAGTCAGTATCTCCTCAGATACATCAGTTGCAGCCACCTGTGAATCAAGTTCAACAACAGAGTCCTTTAAGCTCTGTTCCTATTCAACAGCCAAATGCAATACAACTTAACCAATTGCAGCAGCAAcaattgcaacaacaacagcaacagcaacagcttCAACAACCGCTTCAACAACAGCTTCAACAACCgcttcaacaacagcaacagcttcaacaaccacttcagcaacaacaaaatcaacCTCAGcaaaatcaacaacagcaaaatcaacaacagcttcaacaacagcttcaacaacaaaaccaAGAGCAACCAAGCAATTCCGTTAATCCAAAGACTAAAACAGCCTTAGCTAACCTTCTTAGCACCAGGCTTCAAACAGCACCAGGAACACCTCAGCAACCCGGAACACCTCAACTTTCTGTAAATCCACAGCAGGTTCCACATCAAGCAATTGCTGCACAACAGCCCATGATATTACAGCAAGCTGTAGCATCCCAGCAAAATCCCGCGCTTTCTCAGGTGGTTATGaaccaacagcaacagcagcatctTTTACAACAGCGAAGAAGCCTTCAAAATATTACCAATGGCGTTAATGGAACTACGAATCCCCAATTGGCTGCTGGTGCTCCTATGGTTCAAGCAACTAATCAGCCACAACAACAGCTACAGCCCAAGTCCAGCATGGGAG CTGTCCCATTTACGGGTGTTCGAATGCCTGGACCGGGAACAGCTGCTGTGATACCTGGACAACCAGTTATTCGCCGAGAATTTCCtgttcagcaacaacaacagcaacttCACAGTCACGAGCCCGGCGTCAAATTGCCCGAACACCTCTGTTTACTTGGATGCATTGTTCTGATTGTCGATTACCAGCGAAGTGTCCCATCTGCTGAACTGTTACAATGGACGAAGCTGATGTCATCTAAAGGGGCCGAAATCGAGACCATGTATAGCCCTCGAATCACCCATTTACTTTGTGAGACAAGCCGTTCCGCCGTGGCCCAACAAGCTCTTCGAGACGGCAAGCGATTGGTGACGGCTTTTTGGCTGAATGATGTGGTTATGAAGCAGCATATGTTTCCACCTAATCAAGTGTTGCACTTCCCGACACCTTACGGCGAAGCCGAACGTCCCTGTCGCAACATGCTCGTTAGCTTGTCAGGATTCGAAGGTGACGATCGCCAGCGTGTTCGATTCATGTGCGAAGCACTGGGTCTGAAGTATACTGGCCATTTCTGCAGCCAACACGACGTCCTGATTTGCCGTAAAGCCGAAGGGCCCAAATTTCAAAAGGCGCGTGAATGGCGTAAGCCAGTGGTAACAACAACTTGGATAGCTCAAGTCTATTTTGGATTCCTCAATGCCATCCACCAAATTCATCATCCAAAATACCAGCAGTTCAATTTACCTGCTTACCAACAGGATCCCTTGAAGTTTGAATTACATATGGCAGGAAATTTTCTAGCAGCTTGGCGTATTCCTGTGAAAATCACTCCAGAGTCGCTTGACAAGTTTAACAAGTTGCCAGCGCAGCTCCGTCTCAAACGACATTCCACCACGCATTCGGTTGCGAGCAATGACG GTGATAGCCCATCGAGAAAGAAGCTAaagattgaagaagaagataaggaaaaacatGAAAGAAGTAGCAGTAATGTTGATGCTATTTTGGAAGATGTCATAAAAGGGGGTTTTGAAGagaaag GAAAAAATAGAGTTGTAATAAGATTCTCTGGATTTGACTCGTCAGAAGTATCAAAAGCAGCCTTGAAACTTGGAGCTGGTGTAGCCCATAATAACCGAGAAGCAACCCATTTAGTGATGCCAACTTTCATGCGAACTCCTAAGCTATTATGCTGCCTTCCAACAGTTAAATTTATATTGTCTCCACGTTGGATTCACGAGAGTGCCCAGCAAGGTAAGCTGTTGGATGAACAGCCGTACTTGCTCAAAGATACAGACCTGGAACGCAAAATGGACATTGATCTACTAAAGTTACTCTCGCTACCTCAGCGAGATCAGCTCTTCAAaggcaaaattttttacaTTACACCTAGCGTTGTGCCAAGTCGTTCGGTTTTACGCGACATCATTGAAAACAGTGGCGGTCAAGTGGTAGCCCAGCCCAAGtccatgaaaatgatttcagAGCTCATGAATAAGGATGAAAATTCATACATCGTCATTTCGTGTGCAACCGACTTTCATCTTCTGAATGATGTCATGAAGAGCAAAATTG GAATCTATAGCAGTGAATTTGTCCTAAGCGCGGTACTTAAACAGGCAATAATTGGTGCACCGTATCGAATTGAACCTTAA